DNA sequence from the Lycium barbarum isolate Lr01 chromosome 5, ASM1917538v2, whole genome shotgun sequence genome:
TCATATGATGAAAATCCAAGCAATAAATTGTTAGAATTTGCTTATTTCTAAACCTGTTTTATCCAAGCTGCATGGTCCCCAAGTAAGCTTAAATGTTCATTCCACATCTTATGAGTGTCCTATGATTGGCTATCCTTAATGAGTACTGTTAACTAGACATGAGATTCCTGGAAGTTTAATAATGAAGTTGTTTTAActtctctttcattttctttaTGCAGGAGTTGTGTAGCAATACTCTTGATTGTGTTATCAATAGGTTGAAAATGGCAGCTCAAAATTTTCTTTCGCTCGAAAAGTGGAAGGAGCTCACAAGATAGGGGAAAGACGTTATGATTAATTACATTGTATTTTTCAAGATAATCACATTTTTATCACATGACATACTATTTTGTCATAAATTGATTATATTTGTGATAAAACATAGTATGGTCCTAGAATTGCCTTATGATTAATAATATGATTCATTCTTAAACTTCAAATTAAATTTGTGTTTTATCATAATTGTTATTGTCACTAATCACGACAATTTACAGCGACAATTTTGTTGTGTCAGTAAAAAAAGGGTATCTTTAGTGACGACATGATAGGTTTCAACTACAAAATTATAACTCATTTTTGTAAAGCTAAGTTGTCACTAATTTTATACATTTGGGGACAAAATATCTTTTCATATATAAAAGGTTGTCTTTGGTGAcgaaattaattttgtttaactgCGAAATATATATAACTTTAGTGACAATTGGCGTCGTCACTAATTAAACTGAAAAATTAGTGACGAGGAAGTTTTGTTGGTATTAATAACCCTTTTAGCGACGAAAACACACTAtcaatacaattttttttatactttTCTTGACGAATGAGTTCGTCCTAAATATTACGCATTTGGGGACAAAAATGAATTTCGTAGTTAATGCAACTTTATTTAGCGACGAAACACTAAATTGTCTTTGTATACATTTAGCGACGCGCTTTTAGAGACGAATGATTGACGAATTTTTTTCGTCACGAAAGATATTTGGTGACGAAATATAAATTTTAAGTGACAAAATAATTCGTCACTGATAATCAAATTTGTTGTATCTGAgccacttttactaagtgttttaaGAAAAGTTACTTATCTCTTATATCATTTCATTTATTGgcttttattttattcttataCATGTATAATCATTATCGTTATAATTATAGAGTGATATTTTTATCGACCTAAGTAATATTTTTATCGACCTAACTTAAAACATGCATGTACCACCTCTGATTGCTTTGTTGTATCTCTTTGTGTGCTGTCTCAAGATATTAATTGCCGTTAGAAATGAATACACACAcatgtataaatatataaaatctagatCGACAAAGTATTTGTCACACCATATTGAAATATTATAAATTGAAAAGTGTAAAAACAATTACGTTGTTAGTATTTTATAAGGTACATCCAATGTTTAAAGGTGGAGTAATTTTGAAGTGATTCCAAATTGATAAAGGTGATCTCAATAAGAAAATCGAGTTAGTTAACATGTCCGACATGTTTGCACTTTAGGGCACTTACTCTTCAAAAGATCAAAAGCCATgtgcttttattttattttcttcgtttttttttttttttttttaatttggggCCCTTACTATTCTTTGCTCAtgaatattttcttctttttttccatttttatttgtgTAAATTCAGGTTACTACTAGTCTCACATATGAGTATTAATTAGTTCCATTTGACTACATGTATCGTTTTAATAAAGGCCCTTTTAATAAATAATAGTGTAAGTTGCACGTTttcttgtatttttatttttgaccATGTCTACTGATGAAGAGGTTTGAATTACCATTGACAACGTTGTGATCCAAAACAATAAAAATATTTCGATCTTGAAAGGGCAATTCATGTATAGAACTAATCTAATTAACAAGCTGCTTATTAATAAAACAGAACGAAGAACATATTCAAATATTTAGACGAATTAAAAAAGGAACCACAACAAGGTCCGTTTGCACAACTTTTCTTGAATAAGTTCTTTCAGAGAATATTTTAGAAAAGTTTTTGAAATACAAAAACATGTTTGGATaattgttgctttttttttttttttttttaatcgtgGGAGTGTTCAAAAAAGTTTTAGAAATGTCTGAAAGTAGGCTTCACTCAAAAAAAGCTAAAAAAAGCTTAAAAGCTGATTTGACTAACTTAAAAGTCACACCCTCTTGGACATTTGGTTGAGTCTGTCAACCGAGTTCACTTCTATAGTGAGTTTGATCCGAGCTAAACCCCAACTTATATAGCTTGTACAATACTGAATCAAGCGAGCTCGATCTGATCACAAATTATTACAGTAGAATCATGCTAAATTGACTCGAACAGAAATCGACACTTCAACATTTGTTTTAGCATTTCTGATAACACCTGGCAAAATTAAATTCACAGTTGattgagaaaaaaaatatataacttaATAGTTTTAAATTGAGTGTTTAGCTTAATGCTATTAAATTATtaatttcaattaaaaaaattatttgaattcGGCTGAATTAAACATATAAAGTATTTGCTATCTACCACCAAATATGCACGTGAGGTAATTTTAGCGAGCTTCAATACACGTGTTTCCTGTTAAAaatgtgatgtaggataacaattaaatttatataaaaagggtTAAAGGTAAGTAAATCGTATTCAATCAAACCCTTCATCTTGTGGTTAAACCGAAAGGGTGTGTAAAAGCAAGAAATGAATAGCATAAAAGTATAAAGAGACAAGAACTAGAAATCAAGTAGAAAACTTGTAGTAATATTTTGTGAGGGTTTAGCAATGGTGTTGTCTTACAAGTCAGAATGAGAGTGAGGGATCTTCTTCCTTCGCTTGGAAGGTATATTTATGAATCAAGGCTTAAAACTTTTCAAATTTAAAAGTACAATAGTACGGTGAGAAAAGACTACTCCACAATATAAAATTCCTATCAGACAGTGTCATGAGATTCGAGGTTAATTGACGTCGGACAGGGAGTTGTTGGGAGTGCGTTCCATCTAAAAAGGAAGTTGTGACCGAAGGGAAAAGATCCCACAGCAACAATACTATTGGTCGCTCGGTCACACGAACCAGTTCAGGCCACACAGACACAACACGGGTTTTAGAcatggggagggggggggggggggtgaagatCTGAGGATGCCATCAAGGCATGATTTAGAGCATCTCTGTGGGTCCGGATCTGGCTGAGTCAAGACTTCCACATGATCCTGTCAGTTGGTCCTTCTATCAATCCTGGATTTCACCCCATACAATACGTATATATGAAATACCCTTATCCATCAAGatttaaaagtgaaaattttcACAAGGTGTCATCACATCATTACTCAAAATAATTGATATCATGAATTTTATCGACCAAAAACTTAAAAGTGGAAAATTCATCAATCTGATACTCGTTTTGAGATTCAACTAGTTTGAATTTGTGCTACAAAGTCAAACTTTGAAGATAAAGCGTTACCTACCAAAAATGATTTTTACCTAGAATTCAAACCTAAAAATCGGGTTAAGGACAAAGAATATCACTAACTTTGGTGATCCATACTCATTAAGCATATGTAAAGCTTCAacttttttataaaaaaagaaaagaaaaggaagttTAGACAAGACACATGCCCAATAATTATCTTTTGACTCACTAACTTTCCATTTCACTTCCCAATCCATATAAGTTACACAGTAATTACGAATTTACAAGAAGCACTATAAGATATTAAGACCAATCTTTAATTGAATCAATATCTGCAAATCAAGCCAAAAGCCAGAAATCCTTTTGTCTTTTGGTAGTGATTAAGTATCCACCAAGTTTCTTGCTTTTTCTCCTTACTGCAATTGCCATGCAACTAGCATTCTGAATACAATACTCTACCACCCCACCACCACCAACACCACCGCTACCGCCGCCACCGGCAACCACCCTACCACCGGCCCACATCATAATTAGCCGCCACGTCATGGACCTTTTCTTTTGGCCTAAGATTAGAAGTGACACTTCTTGTTTCTTGGCCTCTTCTACTATTATAGGACCTTTCTCTTTCCCTTGTGCTACTGCCACTTCCACTTGGACCTGTGATCACCAAAAAAACATTGTAATTTTTCATTTATATACTTCTATTACTTTAATTTAATTTGTTCTAACAAGTTATATCTACCATAACTTTTTGATAGTTTAAGTCTTGTACACGAACAATGTAAAAAATATTTATGTAATTAGATTACTTACAAAGTTACAAACAAGTCTTTGTTATAAGTTActaatatataaaaatagaattcTACCATTACATGTTAATTTAtgcaaataatataaaaaaagcTATACGAttaatatatataacttaaagtttttttttttaaataattaaagtTCCAATTATTAATGCAGTAGTTTTCTGAAATATCTTTTAAGCAACTCAACAGTGTAATATTATATATTACTAAACTATAGGAGTCATTTGGTTCAAGATAATTGCGGATTATAACTAAGATTATGATCAGGATAGATAATCCCAACTTTTATATGGGATTGACAATCTTATGATTTTGATATACAACTTTATCCTGATTTTAATTAATATACATAACCAAATATTGAGCAAATTTAATCCCAAATATTAAACAGATCATAGTAAGCCTAATTCCCTTAACGTAACATCCCCTAAAAAGAATaataagaagaagaggagaacaTTAATCTGATTAAAAGCATAAAATTTATTGTATTTAAGACTTGATGAAAAGAGGCACACCTCAGGTCTTTTTAGCTTGCAAGTATTCTTCAGTGAAGCAAGAAATTCAAAGATTCTTGGACTTATTTCCTTTTTAGATTCTTCATctggaaaaaaacaaaaacagaTTATGAGAACTTCTAATGTATAGAACCTCCATTAGCTAGCTCCATTtataaaacataaaataaaatagaaaagaagaaggATGTATataattaagaaaaaataaaGCAAAAGAGTAAACCTTGTTTAGAAGGTTTAGTAACATAGAGAAGAACAAGTAAATCATGGCTCTGAACAGTATGAGTTAATGCCCATTGCAATGCATTCTTTGCTTCAAGGCTTGAATCTACTAAAATCATAATTTTTCGGCCAATTAAAGGTGCCGGTTTCGCGATATCACCAGCATTTTTTTCCTCAGACATGGCTGATGAAGTATCATTTTTCTCTTCATGATCATCACCTTCAACTTTCTTAGCAAAATTCTCATTAATGTTGTTGGCTTGTATAGGTGGTGAACGAATTTGAACATGAGGCCTAATTCTATTTAGGCAAAAACTTGGCATTCTAGTTCTACCCATCTTTAATTTTCTGATCAATGTGATGAAATTAGTTCAAGGTTGATACTTATAAGGAAGAAAGAAATAGAATGTGACAATAATCATGAGGTAGTTGGAAGAAGAAATGAGTGAAAAGAATTGATCATGTTACTTttccttttagtttattttaaaaagCAAGTTGTCATATTTTGAGTTTAAAAGTTATACGCAATCACAGTATAAAAACACAATTAAATCACTTGAAATATAAAACGACTAACTACATTTAATGACATTAAAATAAGTAACAAACTATAACATGTTAATTATATAGGTATTTGTAGAAAAAATTATTATACTATAAATCCGTCTCAattttatatttagtaaatttttagTCTCAATGTTTCTAGTCTACCCCTAATCAATGATACTCCGCCTAATAAAAATAACATTACATATTTAAGACACGTAAATTAAgacttttctttttaatattttGTGTCAGGTTAAATAAAGACACGTAAAATGAAGCCCGAGTGATAATTAAAGTAGGGTTTCTCCATTAAGTATTTTTTGTTGCAATGACTAACCCAGCTTCTAGTATGATGAGACATTTGGGCCATGGCAACTTTTTTCCTCTAATGCTGTGTACCTTTTTTTCCTATTCTTTTATGATTAATCATGTTTTTCACCTTTTGTGACCTTCAATTTGTTCCTTTGAACCACTGTGGGACTGGTTTAGAACGTGAGTGTCATGAAGATGTAGGACCTTTTCTTGATCCTTAGGATTATTTAGTGTAACAGCTGCTAATACTTTATTGGTAACTTTGCCTCGCATCTATCATATATTAGTTAGGATGCTTTATAAAGTCCAGTTAATTGTTTCTTTTTTAAGTGCAATGATAGAAGGATCCCTGGTGTTTTTCC
Encoded proteins:
- the LOC132642853 gene encoding uncharacterized protein LOC132642853, coding for MGRTRMPSFCLNRIRPHVQIRSPPIQANNINENFAKKVEGDDHEEKNDTSSAMSEEKNAGDIAKPAPLIGRKIMILVDSSLEAKNALQWALTHTVQSHDLLVLLYVTKPSKQDEESKKEISPRIFEFLASLKNTCKLKRPEVQVEVAVAQGKEKGPIIVEEAKKQEVSLLILGQKKRSMTWRLIMMWAGGRVVAGGGGSGGVGGGGVVEYCIQNASCMAIAVRRKSKKLGGYLITTKRQKDFWLLA